The following are from one region of the Juglans regia cultivar Chandler chromosome 10, Walnut 2.0, whole genome shotgun sequence genome:
- the LOC109007625 gene encoding membrane steroid-binding protein 1-like, translating to MALQLWETLKEAIPVYTGLSPATFFTVLALLFAVYYVISGLFGSSDRHYSPRESEQLSQPPPPPVQLGEITEEELKQYDGSDPAKPLLMAIKGQIYDVSQSRVFYGPGGPYALFAGKDASRALAKMSFEEKDLTGDVSGLSPFEVDALQDWEYKFMSKYVKVGSVKSAVVTDGAPAEEPAESTDRDVAKPAEDGPSESAAVVSEETPLGADAVKE from the exons atggCTCTGCAACTGTGGGAGACATTGAAGGAGGCGATCCCAGTCTACACGGGGCTATCTCCAGCTACCTTCTTTACAGTTCTTGCTCTTTTATTCGCCGTCTACTACGTGATATCGGGGCTTTTCGGATCGTCCGATCGTCATTATAGTCCCCGGGAAAGCGAGCAGCTGTCGCAGCCTCCGCCGCCTCCGGTACAGCTCGGGGAGATTACTGAGGAGGAGCTCAAGCAGTACGATGGATCCGACCCCGCGAAGCCTCTGCTCATGGCCATCAAGGGCCAGATCTACGACGTGTCGCAGAGCAG GGTATTTTATGGACCTGGTGGACCTTATGCACTGTTTGCCGGAAAGGATGCAAGCAGAGCTCTTGCAAAAATGTCTTTCGAAGAGAAAGATCTGACTGGGGATGTATCTGGTCTCAGTCCATTTGAAGTTGACGCTCTGCAGGACTGGGAATACAAGTTTATGAGCAAGTATGTTAAGGTTGGAAGTGTCAAGTCTGCAGTAGTGACGGATGGGGCGCCTGCCGAAGAACCTGCAGAATCTACAGATCGTGACGTTGCTAAACCTGCCGAAGATGGTCCTTCAGAAAGTGCAGCTGTTGTAAGCGAGGAAACTCCTTTAGGTGCTGATGCTGTAAAAGAGTAA
- the LOC109007626 gene encoding methyl-CpG-binding domain-containing protein 13-like: MTDQKSEDGLPPGWTVEVRVRKNGRRDKYYFAPSSGLKFDSRAKVFRYLNTPEVRNPRPRKNIKGTRKRSAKKVLVEKAIAEGLPPGWIKEVKVTKKGRKTRRDALYTDPVSGYIFRSLKDASRYVETGELGRLAYKPKDMGIVGVELEDDNISSPAVAKKQKPEPSSTEEQKICDQSPKLDEKVQYEQILKSVLSECTSDQCKQEGLISAACSSILQQ; encoded by the exons ATGACGGACCAGAAGTCTGAAGACGGGCTTCCGCCGGGTTGGACCGTGGAGGTGAGGGTGAGAAAGAACGGCAGAAGAGATAAG TATTACTTTGCTCCCTCAAGCGGACTGAAGTTCGATTCCAGGGCAAAGGTGTTTCGCTATCTGAACACTCCAGAAGTCCGAAATCCTAGGCCAAGAAAGAACATAAAAGGCACCCGCAAGCGATCTGCAAAAAAG GTTTTAGTTGAGAAAGCTATAGCAGAAGGGTTACCTCCAGGATGGATCAAAGAAGTCAAAGTAACAAAAAAGGGTCGTAAGACCAGAAGAGATGCG CTCTACACTGATCCTGTCAGTGGATATATCTTTCGCTCATTGAAGGATGCTTCTCGCTATGTTGAAACTGGGGAATTGGGTAGGCTTGCATACAAGCCGAAGGACATGGGTATAGTTGGTGTGGAGTTGGAAGATGATAACATCTCT TCACCTGCTGTTGCAAAGAAGCAGAAACCAGAACCCAGCAGCACAGAGGAACAGAAAATTTGCGATCAGAGCCCAAAGTTGGATGAGAAGGTGCAGTATGAACAGATACTTAAATCTGTCCTCTCTGAATGCACTTCTGATCAGTGTAAG CAGGAAGGCCTGATTTCAGCAGCCTGTTCTAGCATTCTTCAGCAGTAA